One window from the genome of Stegostoma tigrinum isolate sSteTig4 chromosome 27, sSteTig4.hap1, whole genome shotgun sequence encodes:
- the ppm1e gene encoding protein phosphatase 1E gives MAASANEESAFRRFLELLLRQFRGPFGEEDPVPLRPVSNHITEEELEGECLDLCLQHLCRYNAPFSLAAALARATTNEILQSDLSALHYVPKLLDGTDGVTQFDSTRLSRMVFTKLHEICCSWVKDLPLTRRTHPYFETSIHAIKNMRRKMEDKHVCLPDFNTLFNLEDQEEQSFFAVFDGHGGVDAAIYASIHLHVNLVRQEIFQHDPAEALCRAFRLTDERFVQKAARENLRCGTTGVVTFMRGNMLHVAWLGDSQVMLVRKGQAVELMKPHKPDREDEKQRIEALGGCVVWFGAWRVNGSLSVSRAIGDAEHKPYICGEADSDSTVLDGTEDYLILACDGFYDTMEPEEAVRVVSDHLKENNGDSSMVAHKLVASARDAGSSDNITVIVVFLRDLSAPADEEGGANGHSKWTGNSFDGAQGDGGDDKENRGDYQGSRAHHQYGAASELTQDTREDSLTDRTSLTLGPPISVLPMETGAKERPAVRSRPEQPCRGPSLRKRRDFASAAVRHRKTRPAGRSRRQRRAERPAPCFPGALAAGQRGERSALCLSRRASSKTARNHNGSVHRAPRRGKPGRDRGSGAVTRDSWHGAVPARSSSSCLLQQ, from the exons TAATGCCCCTTTCTCATTGGCTGCTGCATTGGCAAGGGCAACGACAAATGAAATTCTTCAGAGTGACCTTTCTGCTCTCCATTATGTGCCGAAACTTCTGGATGGGACTGACGGGGTCACAC AGTTTGACTCAACAAGGCTGTCCCGAATGGTGTTCACCAAACTCCATGAGATCTGCTGCAGCTGGGTGAAAGACTTGCCATTGACACGAAGAACTCATCCCTATTTTGAAACGTCCATTCACGCCATCAAAAACATGCGCAGAAAGATGGAGGACAAACATGTCTGTCTGCCAGACTTCAATACTCTCTTCAATCTAGAG GACCAGGAGGAGCAGTCATTTTTCGCGGTATTTGATGGACATGGAGGGGTGGATGCTGCAATCTATGCCTCCATCCACCTCCACGTGAACCTTGTCAGACAGGAGATCTTCCAGCATGACCCAGCTGAGGCCCTGTGTCGAGCCTTTCGCCTCACGGATGAGCGGTTCGTTCAAAAGGCTGCCCGGGAG AACCTACGATGTGGAACGACTGGTGTGGTGACCTTTATGCGAGGGAACATGCTGCATGTAGCCTGGCTGGGTGACTCCCAGGTGATGTTGGTGCGAAAGGGCCAGGCAGTGGAACTGATGAAACCTCACAAACCTGACAGAGAG GATGAAAAGCAGCGAATTGAAGCGCTCGGAGGCTGTGTGGTGTGGTTCGGGGCTTGGCGAGTTAATGGAAGCCTTTCTGTCTCCAGAGCCATCG GCGATGCCGAGCACAAGCCGTACATCTGCGGCGAGGCGGACAGCGACTCCACCGTGCTGGACGGCACCGAAGACTACCTCATCCTCGCCTGCGATGGGTTCTACGACACCATGGAGCCCGAGGAGGCGGTCAGGGTGGTGTCCGACCACCTCAAGGAGAACAACGGCGACAGCAGCATGGTCGCTCACAAGCTCGTGGCGTCAGCGCGGGACGCGGGCTCGAGCGACAACATAACGGTCATCGTGGTGTTCCTACGCGACCTGAGCGCGCCGGCGGATGAAGAGGGCGGGGCCAACGGTCACTCCAAATGGACCGGGAACTCGTTCGACGGCGCGCAGGGAGACGGCGGTGATGATAAGGAGAACCGCGGCGACTACCAGGGTTCGCGAGCCCACCACCAATATggcgctgcctcagaactgacgcAGGACACGAGGGAGGACTCGCTGACCGACAGAACTAGCCTGACTCTAGGCCCCCCGATTAGCGTCCTCCCGATGGAAACCGGTGCCAAGGAAAGGCCTGCGGTGCGGTCCAGGCCCGAGCAGCCCTGCAGGGGGCCAAGCTTGCGGAAACGCAGGGACTTTGCGTCGGCCGCCGTCCGACACCGGAAGACCCGGCCCGCGGGGCGCTCGAGGAGGCAGCGCCGGGCGGAGAGGCCGGCTCCCTGCTTCCCCGGGGCCCTGGCGGCCGGGCAGCGAGGAGAGCGGTCCGCGCTGTGCCTCAGTCGGCGGGCCAGCAGCAAAACCGCGAGGAATCACAACGGCTCAGTACACCGGGCACCGCGGCGGGGAAAACCGGGCAGAGACCGCGGCTCCGGGGCAGTGACTCGTGACAGCTGGCATGGAGCGGTGCCAGCCAGGTCAAGTAGCTCATGTCTACTTCAACAGTAA